A genomic stretch from Natronomonas gomsonensis includes:
- a CDS encoding DUF445 domain-containing protein: MRWGQEAGPRRDAYPMFPSLGVALGPFFLAESLLQFGVDIRGLLAAVNLRLLLIPPITGVIGYITNWVAIRMLFKPVEFRGIDVPGLEVVTTALPQRVRQIPGMMQGRIGWQGIIPSRARKMGSISVDTGISKIASQREFYEEFDAERIAEHMLAEGSEDIHRMVEEIIREKQPQLWRDSPEATRRLVHARVSQQLPEVTYRITERIGENIDELLDIKLMVMNHLGENPELVNRIFLETGEREFDFLVKSGFIFGTLLGCFSIPLFVFIDRWWVLPVAGVFVGYFTNWLALKMIFQPMKPHEVGPFTIQGLFIRRQNEASETYASIVAEEVINLENVARNLLNGPNADRTRKMIAEELREAVDSSMGLAAPLLRFTTGPRQYDAIREGIADRGVEYAIEPMSDPEFNAERSEAIQRLMAGRMKDLPPEEFARMLRAAFKEDEWLLIGVGAALGFVAGWVQLLVVTAV; encoded by the coding sequence ATGCGGTGGGGTCAAGAGGCCGGCCCCCGACGTGACGCCTACCCGATGTTTCCGTCTCTCGGCGTCGCGCTCGGCCCGTTCTTTCTCGCCGAGTCGCTACTCCAGTTCGGCGTCGACATCCGCGGACTGCTCGCCGCCGTGAACCTCCGGTTGCTCCTCATTCCGCCGATTACGGGCGTCATCGGTTACATCACGAACTGGGTCGCTATCAGGATGCTGTTCAAACCGGTCGAGTTCCGGGGCATCGACGTGCCCGGACTGGAGGTGGTAACGACGGCGCTTCCCCAGCGCGTCAGACAGATTCCCGGCATGATGCAGGGGCGAATCGGCTGGCAGGGCATCATCCCCTCACGCGCACGCAAGATGGGGAGCATCTCCGTCGACACCGGCATCAGCAAAATCGCGAGCCAGCGGGAGTTCTACGAGGAGTTCGACGCCGAACGCATCGCTGAACACATGCTCGCGGAGGGGAGCGAGGACATCCACCGGATGGTCGAGGAGATAATCCGCGAGAAACAGCCGCAACTGTGGCGGGATTCCCCCGAGGCGACCCGTCGACTGGTTCACGCACGCGTCTCCCAACAACTCCCGGAGGTCACCTATCGCATTACCGAGCGAATCGGCGAGAACATCGACGAACTGCTCGATATCAAGCTGATGGTGATGAACCATCTCGGCGAGAACCCCGAACTCGTCAACCGCATTTTCCTCGAAACCGGGGAACGGGAGTTCGATTTCCTCGTCAAGTCGGGGTTCATTTTCGGGACGCTGCTCGGCTGTTTCTCGATTCCGCTGTTCGTCTTCATCGACCGCTGGTGGGTGTTGCCCGTCGCTGGCGTGTTCGTCGGCTACTTCACCAACTGGCTCGCGCTGAAGATGATTTTCCAGCCGATGAAGCCCCACGAGGTCGGCCCGTTCACGATTCAGGGGCTGTTCATCCGCCGGCAGAACGAGGCCTCCGAGACGTATGCATCCATCGTCGCCGAGGAAGTCATCAATCTCGAAAACGTCGCCCGGAACCTCCTCAACGGCCCGAACGCCGACCGGACACGCAAAATGATAGCCGAGGAACTCCGGGAGGCGGTCGACTCGTCGATGGGACTGGCCGCACCGCTGTTGCGGTTTACGACCGGCCCCAGACAGTACGACGCCATCCGCGAGGGCATCGCCGACCGCGGCGTCGAGTACGCCATCGAACCGATGTCCGACCCCGAGTTCAACGCCGAACGGAGCGAGGCCATCCAGCGGTTGATGGCCGGTCGGATGAAAGACCTCCCGCCGGAGGAGTTCGCCCGCATGCTCCGGGCGGCGTTCAAAGAAGACGAATGGCTCCTCATCGGCGTCGGCGCGGCGCTCGGCTTCGTCGCCGGCTGGGTTCAACTACTCGTCGTCACCGCAGTGTGA
- the ppk1 gene encoding polyphosphate kinase 1 — protein MAGEQSSEERENATPSGAETPDDETASEDATDDDTGDEPTTTPVELSPETWAIDAPAQTLPTGPEVPNSERPRTDPAWYLNRELSELNFQWRVLYEALDERNPPLERLRFLSILTRNLDEFFMKRIGGLKQQLAADVTEPTVDGLTPREQWTAALDVTADLFETQSRCFHEAVRPLLADSGIELLTYGDLTDAERRRLRSYFESSVLPTLTPLTFDPAHPFPFISNLSLSVAVLTRDSHGEERFSRIKVPANRPRLVSVSDPGASVTEADGDDRFVPLEGVIEGNLDLLFPNVDVCHSSTFRVTRNAEVRRNEDVAEGLIERIEDVLRQRRFATVVRLEIAENTPDPVRELLVEHLDVGTEEVFSRPEPLALTDFEALVDLEYPALKLDSWTPQPHPRFAGLNPDRPEAVFDMIREGDALVHHPYHSFADTVQSFLDTAAHDPDTLAIKAAIYRTAPDSKVIRSLIDAAKNGKQVAVMVELKARFDEENNLRWVKRLEEEGIHVAYGSIGLKTHSKVALAVREEDDDVRIYSHVASGNYHSGTAKGYVDLGLFTADPDVGQDIVRLFNSFTGHSRQQTYRKLLVAPETLRERLHELIDRERERAERGGEGRIVAKMNSLEDPDVVRKLYDAAEAGVEIDLIVRGICRLRPGIEGVTDTVRVHSVVGRFLEHSRIFRFGTGDDADYFIGSADWMTRNLDRRVEAVTPVEDPTLRDQLDEILQIMLDDNRKRWTMRPDGSYVQQRPADAEAARSTHEVLMCRTREATPEESTVPDSKPQREPNIDLDEVYTDPEL, from the coding sequence ATGGCTGGCGAGCAGTCTTCCGAAGAGCGCGAGAACGCCACACCATCAGGAGCGGAAACGCCGGATGACGAGACCGCCTCGGAGGATGCCACCGACGACGACACTGGAGATGAGCCGACGACGACCCCCGTGGAGTTGTCGCCGGAAACGTGGGCTATCGACGCGCCGGCTCAGACCCTGCCGACCGGACCCGAGGTACCCAACTCGGAGCGACCACGGACTGACCCGGCGTGGTACCTCAACCGCGAACTGTCGGAGTTGAACTTCCAGTGGCGCGTCCTGTATGAGGCCCTCGACGAGCGCAACCCACCGCTGGAGCGCCTCCGGTTTCTGAGCATCCTCACCCGGAACCTCGATGAATTCTTCATGAAGCGAATCGGCGGGCTGAAACAGCAACTCGCCGCCGACGTGACCGAACCGACCGTCGACGGGTTGACGCCGCGCGAACAGTGGACTGCGGCGCTCGATGTCACCGCAGACCTCTTCGAGACCCAATCGCGGTGCTTCCACGAGGCGGTACGGCCGCTACTCGCCGACAGCGGCATCGAACTCCTCACCTACGGCGACCTCACCGACGCCGAACGCCGACGCCTGCGGTCGTATTTCGAGTCCTCGGTGCTGCCGACGCTGACCCCGCTGACGTTCGACCCGGCCCATCCGTTCCCCTTCATCTCGAACCTCTCGTTGTCCGTCGCGGTGCTCACCCGCGATTCTCACGGCGAGGAACGGTTTTCACGAATCAAGGTGCCGGCCAACCGACCGCGACTCGTCTCGGTGTCCGACCCCGGAGCATCCGTCACCGAGGCCGACGGCGACGACCGGTTCGTCCCGCTGGAGGGCGTCATCGAGGGGAACCTCGATTTGCTCTTTCCGAACGTCGACGTGTGTCACTCCTCGACGTTCCGTGTCACGCGCAACGCCGAGGTCAGACGCAACGAGGACGTCGCGGAGGGCCTCATCGAGCGCATCGAGGACGTGCTCCGCCAGCGTCGCTTTGCGACGGTCGTCCGTCTCGAAATCGCTGAGAACACGCCCGACCCGGTTCGAGAGCTACTGGTTGAACACCTCGATGTCGGAACCGAGGAGGTGTTCTCGCGGCCGGAGCCGCTGGCGCTGACGGACTTCGAGGCGCTCGTCGACCTCGAGTACCCGGCGTTGAAACTCGATTCGTGGACGCCGCAACCGCACCCTCGGTTCGCGGGGCTGAACCCCGACCGACCCGAGGCCGTCTTCGACATGATACGCGAAGGTGACGCCCTCGTCCACCACCCGTATCACAGTTTCGCCGACACCGTCCAGTCGTTTCTCGACACCGCCGCCCACGACCCCGACACCCTCGCTATCAAGGCCGCCATCTACCGGACAGCCCCCGACTCGAAGGTGATTCGGAGCCTCATCGACGCCGCGAAGAACGGCAAGCAGGTGGCCGTGATGGTCGAGTTGAAGGCCCGCTTCGACGAGGAGAACAACCTCCGGTGGGTCAAGCGCCTCGAAGAGGAGGGCATCCACGTCGCCTACGGCTCTATCGGCCTCAAAACCCACAGCAAGGTCGCCCTCGCCGTCCGCGAGGAAGACGACGACGTGCGCATTTACTCCCACGTCGCAAGCGGTAACTACCACTCCGGCACCGCCAAGGGGTACGTCGATTTGGGGCTGTTCACCGCCGACCCGGACGTCGGACAGGACATCGTCCGACTGTTCAACTCCTTTACCGGCCACTCCCGACAGCAGACCTATCGGAAACTGCTCGTCGCCCCCGAGACGCTCCGAGAGCGGCTACACGAACTCATCGACCGCGAGCGCGAACGTGCCGAGCGCGGCGGAGAGGGCCGCATCGTCGCGAAGATGAACTCACTGGAGGACCCCGACGTGGTCCGGAAACTGTACGACGCTGCCGAGGCGGGCGTCGAAATCGACCTCATCGTCCGCGGTATCTGTCGGCTCCGACCCGGCATCGAGGGCGTCACCGACACCGTTCGTGTCCACAGCGTCGTGGGGCGGTTCCTCGAACACTCCCGCATCTTCCGGTTCGGCACCGGCGACGACGCCGACTACTTCATCGGGTCCGCCGACTGGATGACCCGAAACCTCGACCGCCGAGTCGAGGCCGTCACCCCCGTCGAGGACCCCACCTTACGGGACCAACTCGACGAGATACTCCAGATAATGCTTGACGACAACCGCAAGCGCTGGACGATGCGCCCCGACGGCAGTTACGTCCAACAGCGACCGGCCGACGCCGAAGCCGCCCGGAGTACCCACGAGGTGTTGATGTGTCGGACCCGCGAAGCCACCCCCGAGGAGTCGACGGTGCCCGACTCGAAGCCCCAGCGGGAGCCGAACATCGACCTCGACGAAGTGTACACCGACCCCGAACTGTAG
- a CDS encoding metallophosphoesterase family protein produces MLDFHPDVAEQYLRLDLDAWDDVYVVGDVHGCRESLDRLLGTLDIGEEDLVVFVGDLIRKGPDSAGVVELLRDSPNMYSVRGNNEEKVLRGETVVEGLDEDHREWLRSLPVAIGFDGGLVVHAGVDPRKALAEHTVDDLQNVRSLSPAGGYEGPFWYDDYEGPPRVFFGHTVLERPLKREWAVGLDTGCVYGGSLTAYDVRNGRYRDVPSKRGGVSRSDSKIISPDTSAD; encoded by the coding sequence ATGCTGGATTTCCACCCCGATGTCGCCGAACAGTACCTTCGTCTCGACCTCGATGCCTGGGATGACGTCTACGTCGTCGGAGACGTTCACGGCTGCCGGGAGTCACTCGACCGACTGCTGGGGACGCTCGACATCGGCGAGGAGGACCTCGTCGTCTTCGTCGGCGACCTGATTCGAAAGGGGCCGGACAGCGCCGGCGTCGTCGAGTTGCTCCGCGACTCACCGAACATGTACAGCGTCCGCGGCAACAACGAGGAGAAGGTTCTGCGCGGTGAGACGGTGGTCGAGGGTTTGGACGAGGACCACCGCGAGTGGCTTCGGTCGCTGCCGGTCGCCATCGGGTTCGACGGCGGCCTAGTCGTCCACGCCGGGGTCGACCCACGGAAGGCGCTGGCCGAACACACGGTCGATGACCTCCAGAACGTCCGGTCGCTGTCGCCTGCCGGCGGCTACGAAGGCCCCTTCTGGTACGACGACTACGAGGGTCCGCCGCGCGTGTTCTTCGGCCACACGGTTCTTGAACGACCGCTCAAGCGAGAGTGGGCGGTCGGCCTCGATACCGGATGTGTCTACGGCGGGTCACTGACAGCCTACGACGTGCGCAACGGTCGCTACCGTGACGTGCCGTCGAAACGGGGCGGCGTCAGTCGCAGCGACTCGAAAATCATCTCACCCGACACCTCCGCCGACTGA
- a CDS encoding DUF7260 family protein: MDGTDEVGVGTDGRLRRAMMAVRRERRRTADELEAFRAFEDRVRAIDAKTTTARGRSTVSVAAVRSQPTSGLRRVRQAYETTVMGVPHYAEEYDDTYVESLQGEFSPDIASALTEGTNFNERCRQATLSAASEAQSTRELLVGALDSERESLQEVTEELRPVAEEVADLTARSYAEESFGSLDAYRARLHVLEEHCDDIAADRQASLFEQRRARWLPSSAPDIACYVYQAEAFDYPVMSTVAELTERIRTVRATVERSMARCRP; the protein is encoded by the coding sequence ATGGACGGCACCGACGAGGTGGGAGTCGGAACCGACGGTCGACTGCGGCGAGCGATGATGGCCGTCAGGCGGGAGCGACGGCGAACGGCCGACGAACTCGAAGCGTTCCGGGCGTTCGAAGACCGGGTTCGAGCTATCGACGCCAAGACGACGACCGCGAGGGGCAGGTCGACGGTAAGCGTCGCCGCCGTGCGGTCCCAGCCGACGAGTGGGCTCCGGCGCGTCCGGCAGGCCTACGAGACGACGGTGATGGGCGTTCCGCACTACGCCGAGGAGTACGACGACACCTACGTCGAGAGCCTTCAGGGAGAGTTCAGCCCCGATATCGCCTCAGCGCTGACCGAGGGGACGAACTTCAACGAGCGCTGCAGGCAAGCGACGCTGTCGGCGGCGTCCGAGGCACAGTCGACACGGGAGTTGCTCGTCGGCGCCCTCGATTCCGAACGCGAGTCTCTCCAGGAGGTGACCGAGGAGCTACGCCCGGTCGCGGAGGAGGTGGCCGACCTCACGGCACGGTCCTACGCGGAGGAATCATTCGGCTCCCTCGACGCGTACCGTGCCCGACTCCACGTCCTCGAGGAGCACTGTGACGATATCGCCGCCGACCGACAGGCGAGCCTGTTCGAACAGCGCCGTGCGAGGTGGCTGCCGTCGAGCGCACCGGACATCGCTTGCTACGTGTACCAAGCGGAGGCCTTCGACTACCCTGTCATGTCGACGGTCGCCGAGTTGACCGAGCGCATCCGAACCGTCCGGGCGACCGTCGAGCGATCGATGGCTCGCTGCCGGCCCTAA